CAGTAGAGAACTCACTGGATATTGAGAATATCCGGCTTATCGGAAAGCGAGACCGAGTAACTGACACGACCGGCGATCGGTTCACACTACTTTGCCAGATCGCCTCAGAGAGTGGCCACGGCACGGTTCGGAACGTCCATCTCCGCGACGGTTCTGTGCCGAACGGATACGAGAACAACGAGGTTATTGGTTTTAGCGCCGACCCCGGCCACCATGGGACGATCGACTGGATCGGGTGTGAGGTCCATGGATTCAACGATAACGGGGTGTACGTGAACGGAAGTCCTGGGTCGAACAGGGTCATCGGTGGTCTATACCAGAACAATGCGAAGGCGAATGTCAGGATCGGCCGCAACGACACGGTCGAAAACGTTGTGAGTATCTTCAATCTCGGGCACGTGGATGGGCCTGCTCGACCGGATGGATGGGATTTACAGATGGATCCCAACCTACTGGACGTCGACGATTCGAACGGCGCAACGTCAGTCCAAGGCGCGAAGCTCATCAATCTTAGTAGTACCAACTCTACTATATCGGCCCGAGAGAACGTCGAGACACTTCGAATCGCGGATATTGAGGTGTACCACGAGGTTCCTTATGAGGTCATACGAATCACCTCGAGTAGGAACTCTATCGCGGATGACAACTACGAGTATCGAAGCTACCAAGATAATGAAGGGACGGTCCGAATCGAGGGAGGTCTGATCTATGACGTGTCGAACGACTCCGTTAAGAACAGCGCGATCGATTCGAACGTCCATAACGTAGTCGTCGATGGCATTACGTACATCTGCAAGGATGGTGGCGGCGAGCAGTATCGTGCTGCTGTCAGGGCATCGACCGATCGGTCTAAGATTACGATCCAGAACTCAAACATCATCTCCGAGCTGAGCCATGGGGCCGTCTGCCGGGTAGACACTGGGGGGACGGTCAACGTCGTCCAAAACTCGGTCGACTGTGAGTACTACTCGATTGGGTCTGGCGGGAACCTACGACTCGTTGACAACGACGAAGTGAATAGCGCGATCGGCCACTACGACGACCCGGCGAATTGGGCGGCCAACTTCGTGGAACGGGGCAATTTCTGAATGAACCCACTGAAAGCAATCCTCGAGTGCCTTGAGTGGCTACTCAGAGGACAAGACCGAGACAATAGGACAGACACAGAACCAGAACCGGAAGAACCTGAGGAACCAGAACCGCTTGAGGCGCTCGACCTCGAGTCTGACGACCAGCAACAGGCCGGACAGAGCCACCACTCCGGAGTTCGAATTCGTGCAGAGCAAGATCTCGAAGGCCTCGAGTGCCGAATCTCCGACCAGACATCCGGCCTCGTGATGGCCTACCTCAAGGACGGCGGTGGCGACATCCTCGAACGGCGGTCGATCGATACTCTCGAGGCGGGCGACACCTTCACGTTCACGACGCCTCTCGAGGCCGGCAAAGGCTATCAGGTCGTTTGCGCTGCCGGCGGAGCTCCCTACGATCGTGGTCGGAGCCATGTCGAGTATCCCATCAAAAGTGAGGTGTTAGTCGCGACGGCCGGGATCTACACTGGAGGCGGTACCGAGACGACGAGATACTGCTACAACATCGACCAAATCCGTCCGCTCCGGTCGGTCGAAGAGGACCAACCACAGGTGGCTCTCGGCGCCGTGAAGCCATCTGATCCGATGCCCGACTATCACTCCGCAACTGGCCTCGAAGCTACTCGAGGCGAGAACTGCTACGTCGTGGATGACCCTGCGGGCGGTGACGAGAAAGTGCTCGAGGTATTCTACCCGGAGGAGGAAATTCTCGGAATCAACGAACGAGTGTACCTCGAGAACGCGGTCGGGTATGAGCCGAAGGTCGTGCATGGGCGATACGAGATATTCTTCCCAGAAACCTTTGAGATCAGACAGGGCTATCATCACGGTGGGACGAAACTACCGGGAGTAGCCGACCACCGTGGCGACCCGCCAGACAATGAGGGTGGCGGTGCTGGCGGGGTGCGCAACCCTGGGTCGTATTCCGACCGTAAATTTGCCTCGAGCCGAGACGGTCTCTATAACGAGACTGTTGGAGCGGACATCCCGATCAACAGCCAAGTCTACGACGCGACGTACGATCCTCGGAAACATCCGTATGGCTGGCACCACTGCTGGTCGAAGGGAGTCAACAAGGGGTCGTGGTACACGATCGACTACCGGACGGTACTCAACACGCCGGGGGAGTCCGATGGCCGAATCCTCGGGTGGATAAACGGCGAGCTCGCGTTCGATAGCGATGAGTTAGCCAAAGAAGACGATGAGTTCGACGGCTATCTATTCCTTGAAGAGAAGTTCGCCGAACGCGGTATCCCGTACTGGCGTCGGCACTACCACTACGGCGGGGAATGGGGCAGTCCGAAAGACCAGTCACTCTACGAGCGGAATCTCTCGATTTGGGTCGACGATAACGTCCCGGAAATGTGATGGTATATGCTACTATTCTTAAAACTATCTGGCTTAGAATATGTAAAACACATCAGTTAGATTTAACCTCATGGAACGGATAGATGAACATGGGTTGAGACGGGTCATTTCGTAGCGCGAAAGCGCCGGAATGGCTTTTAGCGTAAAATTCAGGAGTGATAACTCTGATTTTCGAGTTCACTTGACATTCTGGTGAATCAATCGTGTTCACTTGGGGGGATAGTGACAACCAGCGGCGATTCCAATAGACTCGGAATCGTGGCCGGGTTGATAGTGCTGGCGCCGAACATCTCCATTGTCGCGTACACCCACGCGACGTAGCGACCAGTCATCCCACCACCCGCCGACTACACCCTTGCCGCTCAGTTACCGTGGACCTGCCCCATTCCGACCGTTGGGGCTTTTGATACACGTAACTGGTTAACATCCTTGCCCGATTTCGAGCGCATCGTCGACGTCGCGAGGACCGACATCGTGCTCAAGCAGCCGGCGAGCGTGGTCGAGAGTGTGATCCCGCTATCGAGGTGTACCTTCCGTCGGTTTATTTCGGACCAATTGTATCATTTAATGATGAATACAAGGGACTATCTGTTAGAGAACCCGGCTCTCGCTACGCTTGCTGTGCCAACTCTCGAGAGCGCTCGAGCCGGCCGACAATCTCTTCCCGTGGTTCTCCACCTAATTCGTTGCACATATCGACATATCGCTCAAGAATATCTCGTTCGTCAGCGTACCGATCGTCTCTTCGGTAGACGATCCCGAGATGCTTGTAGTACCATCGTGGAGGGGCTGAATAGCCCTTCTCTCTCGCTTCCATCTCGGCTTGGTCGATACACCATAGCAACAGTTCCTCTGCTGCATCGTGGTTCCTATCGCGTTTGAACTGTTTGACGTAGTCCGTCGCGTCAGTATAGTTCTCGATCCCCAGTTCAGTAGGTAGGTTACTAGATGACGAGGAAGGAGCGGTATCGGCTTGATGGTCCACTCTCGAGTTCTCTGTTTTGGCTGATGGTTTTGGTTCGACATCGAGGCTTCTCCTCTGAACTCGGTATCGATTAATCAGGTATGCAATACCTGCGAAAAGGCCGAATACAGGGAACAAGGCCACCGCCAAATACGCCTTTCTCCGCTTTGGCCACTGAACAACTTCTCGAGTTGCTTGTGAATCCTTGTACAGGCACACTGGAAGCGCAATCCACAGGGCTAGGATTACAGGCCCACCAATTGCTTCCGGAAGAACGTCGATGAGTACAAATAGAAGACCCCAGGCTACCGTACAAATCTTCACCCACTTGTTCCAGACTGTATCTGGGAGCGAGATATTACGTCTTCTGGGGTAAGACGTCTCAGACGTCCTACCGTGATCTGCCGCTGGTGTATCTCTCCAGCCACGATCCGGTTCTGGCTCGTCATCTACTTCGACGACACTCTCTTCCTCCTCGTCCGGTTCGAAGTCGATATACTCCGTAACTATCTCTTTGGCGTCTTCTTGCTCAATGAGGTTAACGAGATTGTCACCATCAATCAGTTTGACGTTGAGGTCGTCGGCCAAGTCTTTAGCATTCCTCGAGTACGAGGACGTCGTCACCATGACCACTTTATCGACGCCGTCTTCCTGGTGCTTGAGGCTAGAGTACTGCTGGATATCTGGACTCCCGACCTTGTTACCTGCTCCATAGCGCTTTGCTTGAATCAACGCTTTCTGCTCATACGGGTCGGTCTTCCTCGCTCGGACGTCGATCCCTTTGTCATTTGACGCCGTCGAAACCTCACAATTCCAGCCCATCCCTTCCC
This portion of the Haloterrigena gelatinilytica genome encodes:
- a CDS encoding BppU family phage baseplate upper protein, which gives rise to MTTHKTRPDYVRKRGDSYIPIEETFRGEPPASRPISDGDPLDLSDALSVRFYLEHTTRDETIVNDVASVDDPETGAVSYQLETDQLSRTGTHAGVFVARFEDNQQWSAPRGNQVITIQIVDVPDADGDPGDIEKADVSIGVLEADEVIGDSGGFGELSVSNAPVDDTDVLRKADQQDLSDDVTQLQTKTSSLSDDGSSGNFEALEISSQDVATKDYVDTRPWEDLTDWNMFNPFNAGYPGDGSGGDLMDYIRDLISDYDRIYMVLPGGTYNVESELNVRDSDLERLVIDGRPKATLNVNGRFHKLFETGDYEGGNAIESLGLYNLDIDITGDSNDCGIGRITVENSLDIENIRLIGKRDRVTDTTGDRFTLLCQIASESGHGTVRNVHLRDGSVPNGYENNEVIGFSADPGHHGTIDWIGCEVHGFNDNGVYVNGSPGSNRVIGGLYQNNAKANVRIGRNDTVENVVSIFNLGHVDGPARPDGWDLQMDPNLLDVDDSNGATSVQGAKLINLSSTNSTISARENVETLRIADIEVYHEVPYEVIRITSSRNSIADDNYEYRSYQDNEGTVRIEGGLIYDVSNDSVKNSAIDSNVHNVVVDGITYICKDGGGEQYRAAVRASTDRSKITIQNSNIISELSHGAVCRVDTGGTVNVVQNSVDCEYYSIGSGGNLRLVDNDEVNSAIGHYDDPANWAANFVERGNF
- a CDS encoding restriction endonuclease, translated to MECQSCGEEIEDGSQFCRFCGEELVAIPDEVDLKRELQSMDGYEFEHLVADLWEGMGWNCEVSTASNDKGIDVRARKTDPYEQKALIQAKRYGAGNKVGSPDIQQYSSLKHQEDGVDKVVMVTTSSYSRNAKDLADDLNVKLIDGDNLVNLIEQEDAKEIVTEYIDFEPDEEEESVVEVDDEPEPDRGWRDTPAADHGRTSETSYPRRRNISLPDTVWNKWVKICTVAWGLLFVLIDVLPEAIGGPVILALWIALPVCLYKDSQATREVVQWPKRRKAYLAVALFPVFGLFAGIAYLINRYRVQRRSLDVEPKPSAKTENSRVDHQADTAPSSSSSNLPTELGIENYTDATDYVKQFKRDRNHDAAEELLLWCIDQAEMEAREKGYSAPPRWYYKHLGIVYRRDDRYADERDILERYVDMCNELGGEPREEIVGRLERSRELAQQA